From the genome of Salvia splendens isolate huo1 chromosome 7, SspV2, whole genome shotgun sequence:
attcaccgggaatcggatttgagaaaatgaatatactacggtcatctactcggaacatAGATCGTGGCTattacatttaatttcacaaaattaaatgtcttgtaacatttattattagtcaaagtcgtttGACCAAGCACAATTCCAACAAAAATTTACCCTTAATAGTGTATTATCATTGTGGTTATGTCTAATTACTATAATACTATTTCGTACATTGGATATAACCTGCTTGTGGATGATGTACTTGTACATGAATTTCATTGAAGTGTGAGTTTGCCCAATTTACACTTCATCTCATGGCGCGTGGATATTTCCAATAACAATAGTTTTCCAATTTCTAATATGCACTTCAAGTGGCAACTGCGATTTGCTAGTTATTTCAAAGGCACAAAATTTGTTCAAATGAATACCTAGAATAGTAAGAGTGAGTTGCACGTGGTAGAGAgtgataaatataaataaatattcatgGATTGGTTAGTCAGGCATTATGAATTTATGACATGATTCGTCACGAATGATGAAAAAACAAATCTCACTTGTGTATGACCACTACCATTTAAAACTAGTTGCCAACCGAAATTAACCTCCCACTTCATTTTGCCGCCAAGAAACATTGCCTTCCCCATCTCCACCACTCACTGCCCGCCACCTGTCCCTTTTTTGAGTTGACTATCTCTTTCCAAAATCCAAACCATTGAATTTCTCATGGTGAACTCTTCCTTCTTTTattcttattaatttatattatacatTTCCAGTTCAATTCAAACGCCGCATTCCTTTACTATAACAAGTCACAACTATAATACTTTCGTCTTTCCCGGAATATAATTCAACCGAAAAAGGaaacatttttcataaaatggGTGAAGAAATTGAATTTCCCCAATACTTCCTCTGCCCAATCTCACTCCAAATCATGAGAGACCCCGTCACCACCGTCACCGGCATCACCTACGACCGCGAGAGCATCCAGCAATGGCTTGCCACCGCCACCGTCTGCCCCGTCACCAAGCAGCCGCTGCCGCCGACCTCCGACCTCACCCCCAATCACATGCTCCGCCGCCTCATCCAAGCCTGGTGCACCGCTAACGCCGTCGATCGCATCCCCACCCCCAAATCCCCTCTCCAAAGATCAATCGTCCTCAAACTAATCCGCGAACTCAATCGGAGACCAGATGCCGATCGCTCGACTCAGATGAACGCTCTCACCATAATCGACAAGCTTGCGGCGGAGAACGACGGCGTTAATCGCCATATCATGGCGGAGGCCGGCGTGCCTAATGCGATGCTCTCGTTTATCGTGAAATCCTTCAAAATCGGCGAGATTTTGGGGGTTGAGGAAGCGCTGAGAGTTCTCAAGCTGACGTGGACGCCGGAGGCTGAGATCGGCTTCGTCGGAGACAATTCCGATGTAATCGAATCAATCATGTGGATTTTGAAGATCGAAATTGAGGATTCAGCGAAATTAAACGCGCTAATAGCCTTGAAGAATCTGATAGAAATTGAAATCTCAACCCTAATTGAGAAGCTAAGTTTCGAATTCTTCGAGGAAATGGTGAGGATGATTAAGGAGGAAAAATTCGCGCAGGCGGCGATTCAGGTTCTGATAGAGACGTGCTCGTGGGGGCGGAACCGGGCGATGATCGTGGCGGCTGGGGCGGTGGCGGAGTTAATCGAGATGGAGCTGAGAAGCAATCAGGAGAATAAGAGGGCGACAGAAGTGGTGTTCGGGCTGCTGGCGCAGCTGTGCTCGTGCGCGGAGGGGCGGCAGGAGCTGCTGAAGCATGCGGCAGGGATGGCGGTGGTGGCGAAGAGGCTGCTGAGGAACTCGGCGGCCACGGACGACCGCGCGCTGTGCGTGATGGAATCGGTGGCGCGGTTCGCGGCGACGAAGGAGGTGGTGGCGGAGATGCTGAGGGTGGGGGCGGTGGCGAAGCTGTGTATGGTGATGCAGGCGGATTGCGCAGATTACTTGAAGAGAAAAGCGAGGGAGATTTTGAGGCTGCATTCCAGTGATTGGAGCAATTCGCCTTGTATACAAGTTTATCTTCTAACTAGAAACCCTAGATAGCATGTATATTTGGATGTTTTTGTGCTAGATCGTCTGACGGGTCAAGATCCGGAGTGTTTCGTATATCGACAATGTTATACATATATACCATCGGATATGAGCTTGGGTCCGAATGTAGACGGATCTTAACCCGTCAGATAATCTAGCATGTAattttgtatttcatttttatataaattaaatttaactataaaaaatatgtatatatctttgagcttttctttttccttttacaTGAGATTATGTTGCACTTTTGTGTTATTGGATCGTTTTGCACTTGTGTTTTTGTTGTTCCATTCATTTATTTTGATGAAGATAAAAATAAGTATGGGATCACATTAAGGTTATTTTGTCTTTTTGTTAACTGAAAAGTTATTACTGTATGCACGATGACAAAAACTTAAACGAATCATTATTCTATAATGATATATATGTACGAAAGTGTTAATCTATTAAGGAATGAGAATGACTGCCATAAAAAAAGTGTTAATCAGTAATTTTAAAAGGGTGAATATCAGTTAAAGgcttaaattatactccatactACTACCATTGATAATATGAAACGAAGTCTGAATTGTGCAATTTGTAGCAAATATAAATTGATTTATGTATGTTTTCTATCACAAAAAGATGGTGTGTATATTTATTTTCGACAACGTATTATACTTGTGTAATCAACAACTTCTTTTGGTTCATCATGTTGATCGTACCATGCATATATATGTTTCGTTTATTGAGATATTAGCTAATGCTTACTGTGTTTTCACTTATTTCCGTATATATTTTCTTAAGGATATTATGTACATGTAATTTACGTAAATGTatctttattcttattttaattactaCAAGATTAAGCAGTCAAATCTTATTTAATCTTTCTTcttgaaataattaatgtttAGGAGCGGGTAGCCGCAATAACAATCGGTCTAACATCTCATGGATATATAACAAGTACTcctatttttattacttttttgaCCGTTGAATTGACTTTCAAAATTACATAATACTACTAGAAACTTGGTCACActgaataaattatataattagtgGTAGCtgcattatataatatatttagaGCTGTTACACGTACTTAGAGTTGCTTATACATTTTCTCAATAAGTTTAACTAGATCTAATAGTCCTAATTTATCTCTAGTTATTTGTACAACAAcgcatctcatcaaaaaattatatttaatgagtctaatttggtctctagttcggtctttaaaactGGTTcaacattgatcacaactcgaATATGTTATCTTTAActtttcctaataaaatatcTGATAATTTTTATACGAAGCTTTTATTAGTCTTAATATGACAACATTAGAAAAGCAATCAAATTTGAAGACGACTGGGAAAACGATATATATGCGTTTAATTTATAGAATTATAGTAAATctgtttttatatatatattagagcGGACTAGATAAAATAATCTCTAAACTTTGCAATTAATTAGTAAATTCATAGTCTCTAGGAAAAAATATCATAAGAATCTCAACTTTGCattttgtactttttaaattttttttgaataaaaatgcCCTTCAAGTCATGAAAGTCGACACATGCATCCTTTTGAAATTATTATCCTTATGTATTTGTTGTAGAGAGACAATCGGACTATAGAGAgaagtgaatattttttttataaattaaatatattactaCTAAATTAGTATAAAccaattgattttttatttgatttaattcgAAATTATGATAAGTCACAATATAGTTGAATAAtggggtgtgttatattgctaactacaactaaatgatatGCATTGGATCACTAAATCAATGCACAAGATCATTTAGCCATAGATATCAATACAATGTggaaaaaatgtcaattaagggtattaatatcaattaacaaaaaattaattaaaactaacttttaaaaaatatatcaaaactttaaatgaatATAACtatcttaatttaaattattttttacataacatatatcaaatttaagataattttataaggattcttaCGCGATCTCAGTTGCATATGTTCTGATgttcaaatttgaaaaaaattcttgaattttcatatttttcaagtATCAGTATTATGTCAATATAGCTAttataatatatcaatataatacatataaaatatcaatgctaaattgtgttgacatattcaatgaatagtattgatatgtttaatacactatatAGACATTTTGATCTAAAACCCTATATTTGGTAGTTTTctaatctttttaaatttaaatattaataaaacgaaattacacatgacaatttatagaccactagatctctacaatcttatgattttaaattaattgtagttagtaattaaaggttgagttagcaattgatccaTCCCCGTTGAATAATAGTATCACTTTTATTTGTATTGTTGAatacatataaaattaatataacttataagaggggtgtgttatattgctaactcacccTTAAATTGCTAACCATAACTAAATGGTATGCTTTGGATCATTAAATCAAGGCACAAGAGCGTACAACcacaaatatcaatacaatgtaaaaaaatgtcatttatGGGTATTATTGTCAATTTATGGGTATTATtgtcaattaacaaaaaattagttataactatcttttaaaaaatatctcaaaactttaaacaATTATAACTAtcttaatttcaattattttttcacacaacatatatcaaattaaagataattttataaggatttcaACGAGATCTTACATGCATATATTTCGATgtcaaaatctaaaaaaatgataaattttcaatttttcgaCAAACCGCCTAATATCAATATAGATAACATAATATGTACACATAACATGTATACAATGTCAAtattaaattgtgttgacatatttaatgcattgtgttgatatctttaatacactatattgacattacTATTCAAAACCCTAAATGTGGTTAatcttatatttttaatattaaaatatgaaaaatgaaattacatatGACAAATTATAGATCATTAGATCTCTTAATtcatatggtcttaaattagttgtagttagcaactaagggggtgagttagcaattgatcactccccatTATTAAGATATCTAATTATTAATATGTGAACTCACTCATATATAAGAGTATCATGCATAATTGCTATGAGAAATAGTAGCACTAAAAAAACGTTGAAGACATCTTTTGATGCAATTAAAGACGTTACTTTGTGTTTATAAATGTACCACCAATGctttaaaaaaacaatattattattagtcatgtctcaattaaaattagaggacgCAAATGGATCACTCATAAAAAGTAgtaaaagattaagttaatttgtcATTAATTTCTGAACGTATTCTTTTGCGTCCTAAATAgctgttatttttttaaaaaattcaacgCAAATAATTGTCCTATTTACAATtgcaaatttaaaaatacactTACATATTCATTTTTATCGGTATTATCGTACATTGAATGTAGGTCATTATATATATTGAACTCGAGTTATTATAAGATTACAACAAACGTCAATATATACAAATTGTTGGAATATGACCATTACAAACTGGAAAATACATTTACATTATATGATTTgttaaaacaaatataaatcaagagagttatataaaattaattaagatgATAATACGTAACATTAAAGATTCGAAAAATCTACAACATGATAACAAAAAATCAACTTCATTATATTATATACAATAAACCTATAGTATTATAATAATGAATGAACATAATTGTAGATTATTCCATAACTATCAATAAAAGTGAGAAACTAATTTACTCTTTACTGCATTTTAGATATTCCACGTGACAAATTTACCCTATGGTGTGATACAATCGGTTAATCATGATAGTCTAAAAGTTACAATTAATCTTAGTTTTGATA
Proteins encoded in this window:
- the LOC121741307 gene encoding E3 ubiquitin-protein ligase PUB24-like; translated protein: MGEEIEFPQYFLCPISLQIMRDPVTTVTGITYDRESIQQWLATATVCPVTKQPLPPTSDLTPNHMLRRLIQAWCTANAVDRIPTPKSPLQRSIVLKLIRELNRRPDADRSTQMNALTIIDKLAAENDGVNRHIMAEAGVPNAMLSFIVKSFKIGEILGVEEALRVLKLTWTPEAEIGFVGDNSDVIESIMWILKIEIEDSAKLNALIALKNLIEIEISTLIEKLSFEFFEEMVRMIKEEKFAQAAIQVLIETCSWGRNRAMIVAAGAVAELIEMELRSNQENKRATEVVFGLLAQLCSCAEGRQELLKHAAGMAVVAKRLLRNSAATDDRALCVMESVARFAATKEVVAEMLRVGAVAKLCMVMQADCADYLKRKAREILRLHSSDWSNSPCIQVYLLTRNPR